The genomic window TCTTTTTTTAATTCCTGGAATAACTGTGGAAACTTATCCAGGGCAACCGTCCATTCTGCTAACTCTAATGTAGAACCTCTGGATTTGGTTACTGTTGCCTGATACAAGGAACCTTTATGTTCTTTTTGAGAACTAAAGAAAATCCTATGTAAAATCTTATTAGCAATTCCTGTAATCCACGGAAATTTATGTGAATATTTATATAATATTTTAGATACTTTTCTACGGTGTTTTAAATATGCCGGTCCATTATTTACGACAACCTCCTTATCCTTATGAATCTTATCTCCGGTAATTACATAGCCGTAACCAGTATGGGGCAACCATAGAATTCTAAGAAAGTCATGCTTCTTTAAGTTTTCCGTAATATTAGGCAACCACTCCTTATCTTTTTGAGGTCCTTCTTTAACGTGTAGAATATACTCTGCTTCACATTGAAATGTAACTTCAGACACCACTCCTAATAAACCTAAAGATACTCGTAAAGCATCCATCAATTCATCCCCATCATTTACAATACGAATGGTTCCGTCTGCTAATACCAATCGGCATTCGTGAACATACTCTGCCAGGATATATCCGCTGGTACCATGCGTTCCGGTAGCAAGCGCACCTCCAATAGTAATTGTATTAATATCAGGAAGACAAGGGATGCACCACTCCAGTTTTTCTATTTCTTCTAATAAGGTACTCAAACGCATACCAGATTGTACGGTAATCTGCTTTTTTTCCTTATCAATATCAACAATCTGATCGTAAGAACGTATATCAATTAAGGTATCTACCCCCGCACTAATATCTGCCGAAGATTGCTTATTACCAAAGATTCGGATGTTATCTGCTTTTGCAACAATGCTACTTAGTTCTTCTTCAGTACGAACCTCATACAAATTTTTATAAGGATGCTTTACATTTTCATTCCAACTTTTCCATATTTTTTGAGCTTCCATAGTCTAGTAATTTTACTACGAAGTTGTTGATTTTTTATGGATTTGAAGCCGTCCTAACAAACAAAATTTTACCGCAATCCATGTAGATCGTACACGAATAGCAAATACCCAATATTTAGCTGAAACACTAATAGAATCGTAAAATTTAAATTCATTTGTTGCTAACTATTAAACTGATAAAAACTTCACCTTTAAAAATAAATTAACATTTTCAAATAGAATTCTTAAAATTTTTAAGAATTGTATACATTACATTACTAAAATTATCTAATGAGCACTTAAAAAACGTAGGTACTTTGTACTTTACCTTTCTAAAGTTTAAAGAAATGAGAAGTATTTTATGGTTAGTTGCCGTTATTGCTATTGTCGTGTGGTTGTTAGGTTTATTAGGTATTGTACCCGGGTTAGGAACCAGTAGCCTAATTCATTTATTACTGGTAATTGCAATCATTGTGATACTGTATAACATCATTACTGGTCGCAAACCCTTATAAAAAGGTTTCCCGACCGGATCATTTTTAAATCACTTTTAAGTTTGCCGGAAAGGCTATGATTTTAATTCACCGCCGGGCAATAACAAGGATATCTTTTAGGCCTACAGGCAAAGTTTAACCCTACGGTAATCTGATGAAATCCACCGTTGTTAAAAACAATAGGATTAGACTGATACGAGTAGGTATAGGCAAACATTAAATTCTTATAATTAACTCCTACAAAAGGTGTAAGATATTTCAAATTTTGATTTCTGATCTCAGAACCTTGTACGAATTCTAAAGCATCCAGACTGGTTCGATATGAAAAACCACCCCAAACCTTACCAAAACTCACATCGTAATATCCTTTTAGGTTAAAGTCGGCAAAACTTTGTTGTGTTCCAAAGCGATATGAATACAGCACAGAAGGTTCTAAAGACCAAGCCCTGCCAGCACGACTGAAGGTATAACCTGTAGATACTAATAAATTTCTAAGGTTACTCGTTACCTGCATATCACTATTTACCCCGGCATTTTCTAAAACATTCTTTAATGTAACATGAGTATAAAAGTTATATAATTGATAGGACATTCCTATATCCATATTAAACTCCGTATTGTTTAAGCGATCATCCAAAATTGCCAAATCAGTAGGATCATTGAATAAACTTTGATCAATACTATATTGTATGGCTCCGGCACTTAATCCAAAAGAAAGCATATTTAAGTCCAATTCATCCCTGGAGAACATTAGATGATGGGCGTAAGTTACATATCCTCCGGTTTGCTGGGTAAAACCATTTTCATCAGTAAAAAAATTGGCTCCTATACCTGATCTGCTTCCTACTTTCTGATTATAAGCAGCGGTAAATAACCCAGGGGTATCACCGTTACTTCCTACCCAATTCCTACGTCCGGTAACTCTAACTTGGGCACAATTTGCTGCACCTGCCATAGAAGGATGTATCAGGTAATAATTATCAGTTAGGTAATCGGAATATATAGGTAAGCCTTCCTGAGCCGATATTCTTTGCATCAAAAGTGCAAAAACCAATATCCAAAAATGCTTTATCAAAATATATTTTTTTATTGTTATCATTAATTTATTGATATTGGAATTTATCTCCTTAAATTAAAATGTCCGCTATATTCAATGCCGGTACCATCCATTAACCGGGCTGTAAACCAGTAATCCGTTGAAGGTAATGGTTGACCATTAAAACTACCGTCCCATCCTAAATCTTCCGGTTCTTGTCTACGTAATAATTTACCGTATCGGTCAAATATGAAAATTTCCATAGGAGGGATCTCATCATCTCCCTGTATTTTTACATTCCAGAAATCGTTGTTATTATCTCCATTAGGCGTAAAGAAAGCAGGGAAACCAAAAACTTTAATTTCACTAATATCTTCCCCGCAACCATTGACCTCACGTACCACTACTTCTCTAAGTCCCAGAGGTACATTTCTAAAAACATTACTGGATTGAAAAGGACCACCGTCCAGACTATATTCAAAATTACCGGCAAAAGGCATATCTGCAATCAGGTCATTTTCATCTGCAAACTGTCCGCGAGATAAAGATAAAGTCAAGTCTCCCGGTTGAATAGCCCGTACGGAATTTACAATGACCTGGCTGGTTTCAGAACATCCGGTAACCCGGTCCGTATAGGTTAAAGCATACGTACCTGCCTGCAGAACAGTAAGTAATTCAGCACCGACTTCCCCGGGAATAGGGGTACCTTCAAAACTCCATTGAAAGTCAAAATCGGCTGGGGATAAACCCGAAAGAATTTCAGGAAGACCGTTTACTCCGGATTGAAAAACACTGCCATCTTCATTTAAGCATAATACTCCGGTTACATCCAGGTCGATAATAGGTATATCTACAATTTCATAGGTTATATTAATACGTCCACTGGTACAATTAATCGTCATATCTTCAGCTTCTACCGAAAAAATATACGTTCCGGGTTGATCTACTACCGGAGTATAACTGGTACTACCTGCTACAACCAATTGGTTATTGTCATCATACCAGTTAGCAGTTAACCCGGCAGCTACGGATACTTCCAGTAAACCGTTAGGATCTCCAAAACAACTGGAATCTTGCCCGCTTGCAGTAATATCTACCGGTGGTGCTACAGAAGGACAGGAACAATCCGGAGCTGTTACTGAAACCTGAGTAGTACAAGCTGCATTACTTGGATTAGTTGCGGTGATATCCACATCAGTTCCATCGGGTATTCCGGTAATCGTACCAGCAGCTACATTCACCGTTCCTACATTAGGCGTAAGAGAATAGTTCCAGGTTCCATTGGCTGTAAAACTAATATCATACGTAGTACGATTGGTAGCACATACGGTACTGTCTATCATGACATCCGGAGTTAAATCTACAGAAACGTTTACCAGCGCTGTTGCCGGAATTGGGCAAGTAGAGGTTGATATAGTGTAAATATAATCCCCAGGAATAGCAGTAGCCGGATCAATGGTACCTCTATCTGCATTAGTCGTCGGTCCCGGGCCAGTCCAGGTTCCTCCCATATCCGGAGTTCCACCTAATTGACTAAAAAGATCAGTAAGACCATCCGTAGAACATAAGCGTATAGCATTATTTAATCCGGGATCGGCTCCAGGTTGTATAATTACCTCCACATTTGCACTTACCTGGCATCCGGCGGTACCTACTGTATACGTATATATTCCCCCTGGATCTGTTGCAGGGTTAAAATCTCCCTGGTCATTAGTTCCAAACTGAACGCTACCGGCAATAGGATCATTAAAAAACCATTCTCCCCCGGGATCCGGCGTACCTCCTAAACGTGAAAGGAGCGTAAAAGTAGTTGCACTACTACAGGTGGTTTCCATTCCATTAATACCAGCATTTCCTAAGGTACCTATAACTACATCTACCGTAGCCAGGCGAGGCAGACAACCTGGAACGGTCAAATCATAGGTATAGGTTCCAGTTATGTTAGAACCCGGGGTAAAGGTCCCTCTATCCCCATTAGTAAGAGG from Aquimarina sp. ERC-38 includes these protein-coding regions:
- a CDS encoding D-arabinono-1,4-lactone oxidase; translated protein: MEAQKIWKSWNENVKHPYKNLYEVRTEEELSSIVAKADNIRIFGNKQSSADISAGVDTLIDIRSYDQIVDIDKEKKQITVQSGMRLSTLLEEIEKLEWCIPCLPDINTITIGGALATGTHGTSGYILAEYVHECRLVLADGTIRIVNDGDELMDALRVSLGLLGVVSEVTFQCEAEYILHVKEGPQKDKEWLPNITENLKKHDFLRILWLPHTGYGYVITGDKIHKDKEVVVNNGPAYLKHRRKVSKILYKYSHKFPWITGIANKILHRIFFSSQKEHKGSLYQATVTKSRGSTLELAEWTVALDKFPQLFQELKKELNDWSNDAFVHIPMDVRFIYKDNSWLSYAYGQDTVTMGCVSRNAETADTYEAFKTVERIFLKYGGRPHWGKRFVAKDKELNKIYPKWEDFKKLRQEMDPTDKFLNPYLAALVNKNKDVRKTESVTV
- a CDS encoding lmo0937 family membrane protein; protein product: MRSILWLVAVIAIVVWLLGLLGIVPGLGTSSLIHLLLVIAIIVILYNIITGRKPL
- a CDS encoding type IX secretion system membrane protein PorP/SprF is translated as MIKHFWILVFALLMQRISAQEGLPIYSDYLTDNYYLIHPSMAGAANCAQVRVTGRRNWVGSNGDTPGLFTAAYNQKVGSRSGIGANFFTDENGFTQQTGGYVTYAHHLMFSRDELDLNMLSFGLSAGAIQYSIDQSLFNDPTDLAILDDRLNNTEFNMDIGMSYQLYNFYTHVTLKNVLENAGVNSDMQVTSNLRNLLVSTGYTFSRAGRAWSLEPSVLYSYRFGTQQSFADFNLKGYYDVSFGKVWGGFSYRTSLDALEFVQGSEIRNQNLKYLTPFVGVNYKNLMFAYTYSYQSNPIVFNNGGFHQITVGLNFACRPKRYPCYCPAVN